The stretch of DNA ACGAGATTAACAAGGGGTATGGATGGATTAGTTTGCATGGACATGGAAATCCTAGTAGAGTAACTGTTTCTTCAAGCGGATATGATGGAAAACCGGGTAGTTATCTTGCTGCGTATGAGGATTATGATACGACAGAGATTGGTAATAGCTGGGAAAATCTGAAAAATATAAATTCTCCTTCCATTGTTTATTCGAATAGCTGCACAAATATGCCGATCGATGAGTTTAATGTAGTCGAAAATAGGACAAGTGTAGGTAAATCGTTTACAACGGGTGGGAATTATGGTGGTCCGGCTTTTCTGGGGCATACAAGATTAAGTTATATAGAGACAGGCGGAGATTTATATAAAGAATTTATCAAGATAATAAGAGAAGGGGATTCCCGGATAGGGGTAGCAGAAGCAATGTCTAAAGGAAAATATACAAAATCGGACTGGTATGATCGTTATGAATGTTGTAGTCATAATCTGTTAGGTTGTCCTGAATTTAATATGTGGACTGATGTTCCGGAGAGAATAGACAGTATGTACGTGGAATCGTGGCCCGGCTTTCTTAAGATGCGGATTAATGGTTGGAATAATTGTACATTCCATTTAACAGGTTTATTTAAAAATGAAGGTTTCTTTTATCATATAAAGGGTTCGAATTCTACTTATCGTTTTTCTGGTAAATCTGCGAATTGCTATACAGTGATGGCTACGCGCCCTAATACATTCCCTTATATTCCTCATTTATATATTCAGAACATAGATATGACGGGGGAAAATTATATTTTCGGTACATCGGTATCTATCGGATATTTTGTGGATCCGTTAGCCGGTTCCAAAGGGACGAAAGGAAATGTGACGGTGAAAAGCGGGGCGGATATTATCTTTGAAGTAAGTAAGGATGTTTTACTGGATAAAGGATTCGAGATAGAACCGGGAGGTGCTTTCGAGATAAAGCATCGGATTATTTAATCAAATATTTTTAAGTTTGGGAACATTTTGAGAGTTATTTCAAAGTGTTCCTTAATTAATAAATCTTTATGACTGTAATATCGTTATGAATTTGTTTTCTTAAAAATAAGATATTCAGATATATGTGAAGATGATAAGGCTTTATTATCAATATAAAAGAGAAGTCTGTAATAATTTACAGACTTCTCTTTTGTATCTATGGGCGGAAAGACAGGGTTTTGAACCTATAACTCTAACCGCTTATATGTCAGCTACTTTGCTTTCAAAATTTCAAATAGGTAACGAAACAGTAACGATTTTTAATCGTTAAGCCTGTCCAACTTTGACCGTGTTTGTCTGCCTAACTTTCGGGTTCAAAGATACTGCATTCTTTTGAAACTCGCAAATATCTGATAATAAATATTTTTGGGTTAGTGCAAGGTGCAAGCTATATATATAAATATATACTTGCACCTTGCACTAAAAAAAAGCACTGGGGTACAAATGGTTAAAACAAAATCCGTATCTTCGTAACCGATTAAAAACAAACGTGTATGATAATAACTAACCGTGAAGAAGTAATAGATAAAGCGTTCGGCGTATTTGTCAGGATGAACTACGAGAAAGCAAGCATCATCACGCTTGCCAAAGCCTGCGGGGTGACAAAAACGGGTATCGTTTATTATTTTCCGCACAAGTTGGATTTATTCATGGCTGTGGCGGACAAATACGTGCTAAAAATGCACGAACCGGAAAACAAGTTTGCCGCTCCTGCCGATACGTTGACGGAGTTCATCGGGCAATACGTGGCGGGAGTAGCCGCTTCCATGAAAAGGATTGTTGAACTGATTGGCGATAATAGCAGCCCGCATGATTGTAGTCCTAACTTCTACTACTTTCATTTCCTGTCACAAGTGCGCATGTACTATCCGGGTATCAGGCAGAAAATTGAGAAAATCTACCGACAAGACTATGACCTATGGGAGAAAGTCATACAGAAGGCAAAAGAAAGCGGGGAAATCAGGAGCAACACGGACGTGAAGAAAACGGCTATCTTGTTCCGGCAAATGTTTTTAGGACTGTCATACGAACAAGCATTTCTGAACGGTCTGAACGTGGACGAACTGGCAGAAAATTTTCGCCATATCTATTCGCTGCTTAAAGCCTGATACTCTTTTGTTTTTTTAACCTCTATTATTTTTGAACAGATGTTCAAAAAGTGATATTTTTATCTTATCTTTGGAGCGAAGCAAAATTCAGCGACATGGATAAGGTTCAGAAACAGAGAGGAAGCATCGTTCTGTACAAGGAAGAAAGAAACGGTGCGGACTACATACGGATAGAGTATGTAAACAGTCAGGCTGTCGCCCTGCTGCTCGCCCAAGATACGGACGTGGAAAAGACAGGCAATAGTTCTGCCTACATACCTGCCACCGCTTTTAAACTGCCGGATTTCTATGACCGCTATTCGCCCCACGCCTATATTGATTACAGCCGGGTTTACGTGCGGCATCCCAAACCTAAAAGGGAATACATACTGCCGAGAGGCTACCTCGAACTGCTGGAACAGAAGCGGTACAGCCTTTCCACCATAAAAGCCTATAAAATCTATTTCAGCGACTTCATGGAATACCACAAGGGGCAAGACCTTGACCTGCTGACGGTCGAGGACATAAACAGCTATATGCTCCACATGGTAAAGGAAAAGCACATATCCGCCACCCAGCAGAACATGCGCATCAACGCTATCAAGTTCTATTACGAGAAAGTCCGGAAAGGCAAGCGGCAATATTATGGCGGGATAGCCCGTGCAAAAGAGTACAAGGCATTGCCCGAAGTATTAAGCCGGGAAGAAATGAAAAGCATCTTTGCACAGTTATCCAATCGGAAACACAGGTGCATGATTTCTCTTATTTACTCTGCCGGACTACGCCGAAGCGAACTTCTGAACCTGACACCCCAAGACATCATCAGCGAACGGATGCTAATCAGGATTGCCGGAAAAGGCAAGAAGTGCAGGTATTCCCTACTGTCGGAAAAGCTGCTCAACGAACTAAGGGCTTACTACCGGGAATACAGACCGCAAAAATGGCTTTTTGAGGGCGAACAGGCAGGCGAACAATACTCGCCCAGCGCATTGGTTAAGATATTGAAAGAAGCGGCAAGGAAAGCCGGAATAAAGCATCGGGTACACCTGCACATGCTCCGGCACACGTTCGCCACCCACCTGCTGGAACAAGGGACAGACCTAAGAACCATACAGGAACTTATGGGACATACCGATATAAAAACAACGGCAATTTATCTGCACGTATCGAACGCCTATAAAGCAAAAATCCCCAATCCGCTGGATTGTTTGGATGATGATTAGACAATGATTTAATAGTGAATAGGAACTACACCATAAGGTGCGTTTATCGAAAAATTATGAACAATTAGAGTACACGATATGAGAAATGAAATTTTACAGTTGAAAGATTTAGGTCGTATGCCTAATGAAAGTATCAATGATTCTGATAGCATTGATGAGTTGATAAATGCTTATGATACTTTATTAGAACAAATACAATTCCCCATATCATTTGATGAAGCTATGGTGTTGGTACAAATCTTCCCTGAAAATGCTTTTTATGATTTGCAGTGGAGCTTACTAAGACTTGTAGAGTCCGTTTGTGTTGATGATGATAGGTATATTCAATTAATAAACTCTTGCCCAAGTCAAGAATGGCGGGACACTCTAAATGCTCGCTATGCAAATTATAAAAAGGCACAAGAGGTAAAGTAAGTTCATAACAAGCCGGGATAACGGACTAACGCCGTTCCCCGTCCAGCCATTATCAACCATAAAACGTAGAAATATGTACGAAGAATTTTTAGAAAAAAGCCTCAATAGCAAGAGGCAAGCAGTAGATGATACTTTTATTGCTAAATATGCTGATTTGTCTTATCCCGAACTGAATACTTTATGGCAGGAGGTCGGGTTAGGAAGTTTTTGTAATGGGCTGTTTAAGCTCATCAATCCATCCGATTATCAGGATGTGATAAACTCCTGTTTTGAAAAGGAGGATGACCAATCATTTCTACCATTCATGTGTACGGCTTTCGGCGATCTCTTTGCCTATGTAAAGAATCCGAGACTGAATAATTACGTCGTTTATCTGAATGTCAGATACGGAACATATTTAATACTTCCTGCCAATCTTCGTGCGATTTTTAATAAGGTAATGGTAAATGAAAGTTTCTTGAAAGGCTGGTTTGATTTAGAAAATTATCCTATAATACAAGAAAAACTCGGAACTCCAGATTATGACGAGTG from Barnesiella propionica encodes:
- a CDS encoding TetR/AcrR family transcriptional regulator produces the protein MIITNREEVIDKAFGVFVRMNYEKASIITLAKACGVTKTGIVYYFPHKLDLFMAVADKYVLKMHEPENKFAAPADTLTEFIGQYVAGVAASMKRIVELIGDNSSPHDCSPNFYYFHFLSQVRMYYPGIRQKIEKIYRQDYDLWEKVIQKAKESGEIRSNTDVKKTAILFRQMFLGLSYEQAFLNGLNVDELAENFRHIYSLLKA
- a CDS encoding T6SS immunity protein Tdi1 domain-containing protein, translating into MYEEFLEKSLNSKRQAVDDTFIAKYADLSYPELNTLWQEVGLGSFCNGLFKLINPSDYQDVINSCFEKEDDQSFLPFMCTAFGDLFAYVKNPRLNNYVVYLNVRYGTYLILPANLRAIFNKVMVNESFLKGWFDLENYPIIQEKLGTPDYDECFGYSLLLALGGSEDIENIKIVKTIPYIDICTQTIGEFEIADKW
- a CDS encoding tyrosine-type recombinase/integrase → MDKVQKQRGSIVLYKEERNGADYIRIEYVNSQAVALLLAQDTDVEKTGNSSAYIPATAFKLPDFYDRYSPHAYIDYSRVYVRHPKPKREYILPRGYLELLEQKRYSLSTIKAYKIYFSDFMEYHKGQDLDLLTVEDINSYMLHMVKEKHISATQQNMRINAIKFYYEKVRKGKRQYYGGIARAKEYKALPEVLSREEMKSIFAQLSNRKHRCMISLIYSAGLRRSELLNLTPQDIISERMLIRIAGKGKKCRYSLLSEKLLNELRAYYREYRPQKWLFEGEQAGEQYSPSALVKILKEAARKAGIKHRVHLHMLRHTFATHLLEQGTDLRTIQELMGHTDIKTTAIYLHVSNAYKAKIPNPLDCLDDD